One window from the genome of Bradyrhizobium xenonodulans encodes:
- a CDS encoding PilZ domain-containing protein, which yields MTERRKLERIDVDEVAYISGDGASLRCRVVNMSDQGAAIELPSKRYVTPTFKLMLEKDRIIRSCRLIWSSDNLIGVAFEDL from the coding sequence ATGACAGAGCGTCGAAAGCTTGAGCGCATTGATGTGGACGAGGTCGCCTACATTTCAGGCGACGGCGCCAGTTTACGCTGCCGCGTGGTCAACATGTCGGATCAAGGCGCAGCAATCGAGCTTCCGTCGAAGCGATACGTGACGCCCACATTCAAACTGATGCTGGAAAAAGATCGCATCATTCGAAGTTGCCGACTAATCTGGTCGAGTGACAATCTTATCGGCGTTGCGTTCGAGGACCTCTGA
- a CDS encoding protein-L-isoaspartate O-methyltransferase family protein — MKHWCSAPDRAFVTLAAATWICAQATGLQDGPDGGEFDVILVSAATAQTPGALKAQLAPSGRLLIPLGHPDGVQWLTKLTRGPDSHFVEKRIEEVRFVPLISG; from the coding sequence ATGAAGCATTGGTGCAGCGCGCCCGATCGCGCCTTCGTCACCTTGGCTGCCGCAACGTGGATCTGCGCGCAGGCGACGGGACTGCAGGATGGGCCAGATGGCGGCGAGTTCGACGTGATCCTGGTGTCGGCCGCCACCGCGCAGACGCCCGGGGCTCTCAAGGCTCAATTAGCTCCGTCGGGAAGACTTCTGATACCGCTCGGCCATCCGGACGGTGTCCAGTGGCTGACGAAGCTGACGCGCGGGCCGGACAGTCATTTCGTCGAGAAAAGGATAGAGGAGGTCCGCTTCGTTCCTCTGATCTCCGGCTAG
- a CDS encoding LabA-like NYN domain-containing protein, translating into MSPVPRRLALFIDGANLHATSKSLGFDIDYKRLLIEFQSRGPLVRAFYYTAIIEDQEFSSLRPLVDWLDYNGYTVVTKATKEFVDSFGRRKVKGNMDIELAVDAMSLAEQIDEMVLFSGDGDFRSLVEAVQRRGVRVTVVSTISSQPPMIADELRRQADVFLDLMELRSKVGRDLSERPPSRERAAPPPVRQQVQRRARPVRAPGASDDLNA; encoded by the coding sequence ATGTCGCCCGTCCCTCGCAGGCTCGCTCTCTTCATCGACGGCGCCAACCTGCATGCCACTTCGAAGTCCCTGGGCTTCGACATCGACTACAAGCGTCTACTGATCGAATTCCAGAGCCGCGGCCCGCTCGTTCGGGCGTTCTATTACACCGCAATCATCGAGGATCAGGAGTTCTCCTCGCTCCGGCCTCTGGTCGACTGGCTCGACTACAACGGATACACCGTGGTTACCAAGGCAACGAAGGAGTTCGTCGACTCTTTCGGGCGGCGCAAGGTGAAGGGCAACATGGATATCGAGCTCGCGGTCGATGCCATGAGCCTCGCCGAGCAAATCGACGAAATGGTGCTGTTTTCCGGAGACGGCGACTTCCGCTCGCTGGTCGAGGCGGTGCAGCGTCGCGGCGTCCGAGTAACCGTAGTCTCGACCATTTCCAGCCAGCCGCCGATGATCGCCGATGAGCTTCGGCGACAAGCCGACGTCTTCCTAGACCTGATGGAGTTGCGATCCAAAGTCGGCAGGGACCTCTCGGAGCGGCCACCCTCGCGCGAGCGCGCCGCGCCGCCGCCCGTTCGACAGCAGGTCCAGCGGCGCGCCCGCCCGGTTAGGGCGCCTGGCGCAAGCGACGACCTCAATGCGTAG